In Vicingus serpentipes, the DNA window ACCATTAACCCCTATTCTTTTTTAGATGGTGGCTCACTACTTACCGATTTAGCTTTACTAAAAGGATTAGCAAAAAAATATACCGATTGCACTTATTTTGAAATTGGTACTTGGAGAGGTGAAAGCGTTGCTAATGTTGCTGAAATGGCAAAACAATGTTTTACCCTAAACTTGCCAGATGAGAGATTACGTGAAATTGGATTAAGAGAAGAATACATTAGCCAACAAAGTTTTTACTCTAAAAACTTAACCAATGTAACGCACTTAAAAGGCGATTCTAACATCTTCGATTTTTCTCCTTATTATGGTAAATGCGATGTTATTTTTATTGATGGCGACCACCATTACGATGCGGTAAAAAGAGATACTGCTTTGGCTTACCAATTAATAAAAGATGAAACCAGTGTAATTGTATGGCACGATTACGCACATACCCCAGAAACGGTTCGTTGGGATGTTTTTAGAGGTATATTAGAAGGTACTCCAAAAGACAAAAGAAAAAACTTATACCACGTTTCGAATACCATGTGTGCTATTTACAGTACAACACAATATAATGAATTGGACAAAAGTAAATTGATAATTCCTACCAAGAAATTTGAAGTGAATTTGAAAACTCATTCTATTTTATAATATGATTTTTAGACTAATAGTAAATAAAATTGGGGGTTACTATAAGTTGAGGCTAAAGTACCAAAAATCTAAGTTTCTTAAAAAATTCTACTTTTTTATAAATAAAGGATTTGAACATGAAACAAATTCATATTTACCTTTTAACAATACCATAGAAGGACCCATAAATTTTATTCATGGTACTTATGGTGTTTTTATTAGTGGCGATGCTAAAATAGGAAGTAATTGTACAATTTATCATCAAGTAACAATAGGCTCAAACATGCTAATAGACTCAACAAGGCTAGGTAGCCCAACTATTGGTAATAATTGTCTTATTGGTGCTGGCGCTAAAATTATTGGCAAAGTAACTATAGGAAATAATTGTAGAATAGGTGCTAATGCAACAGTTACAATTGACTTACCTGATAATAGTATTTGCTTTGCTGGTAAACCAATTGTTATTCAAAAAGAAAATCTTATAAATAATATTTATCAAAAAAAAGGTGATAATTGGGGCTACAGAAAAGATGATAAGTTTATTATTGAAAAAGATGAAACTAAGCTTAAGTTACTTAAAAAGTAACGTTACTTCAACCCCATAACATCTTCTACACCAATATAACGCTCCGCAGTAAAACCTTCGGCATAATCTACGCCTATTTCTCGTCCAAACTGCATCATGCGTCCTTTTATAAAATCAAAAAACTGTTCACCACTAATTGGTGTTTGTGGTTCTGTAGAGTTTGGATCAAAAAACTGTGAACTAAAACACTTTATTGCTTCTATTTTTTGGTCAACAAATGGAGTTACATTAACCACAAAATCAGGTTTTAAAAATCGGTCTTGTATGTAGTGATAAACAGCTTTTGGTCGCCATTTTTCTTGTTTTACTCCATCTAGTTCAGTTTCAATTTTAATTAACCCACTATAAAAACAAGCGTCACTTATTAGTTTCGATGCTCTACCGTGGTCTGGGTGTCTGTCACTTTCGGCATTAGCCAACACCACTTCAGGTTGATACTTTCGAATAATTTTTATTATCTCTAATTGACTTGCTTTATTGTTTTCAAAAAAACCATCAGCCAAACCAATATTTTCTCTAAACTTTACTCCTAACACTTTCCCTGCGTTTTCTGCTTCAACTAATCTCAAAGCTCCACTTCCACGCGATCCAAGCTCTCCTATTGTTAAATCTAAAATCCCAACTGTTTTACCTTGTGCAATATGCTTTAAAATTGTTCCTGCACAACTCAATTCAACATCATCTGGGTGTACTCCTATTGCTAAAATATCAATCTTCATAATACCTGATTTAATTCATAAAATTATTAATATTTATCGGGTTAATCTTGCTTATATTTGAGTAAAGTAAATATCGTAGTATGAGAATAGAATTTAAGGGGGCAGCAAGAACTGTAACAGGAAGTAAACATTTAATTACCTTATTCAATGGTAAAAAGATTTTGTTAGACTGCGGGTTGTTTCAAGGTAGAGCTGCTGTTGAAATGAATGACAATAAAAATTTAGGTTTTGATGCAAGTGCTGTTGATTACTGTATTTTATCTCATGCTCATATCGACCATTCAGGAGCAATCCCTTATTTGGTAAAAAAAGGATTTAAAGGTAAAATTTATTGTACTGATGCTACACGAGATTTGTGTGAAATTATGTTGGTAGACAGTGCTCACATTCAAGAGTCTGATGTAAGGTACACGAATAGAAGAAGAGAACAAAAAGGACTTGAACCAATTGACCCTTTATACACAATAAAGGATGCTAAAACAGCATTATTACAATTTGAAAGTGTAAAATTTGAAGAATGGTTTAAAATTGACGAAGAGGTTGACTTATGCTTTACAGTGGTAGGACATATTCTTGGTGCTGGAGCAATTAATTTAAAGATTAAAGAAAATGGCAAAACACATAAGCTTTGTTATACAGGTGATATAGGTCGTCAAAACCATAAAATAATTAAAAACCCAAAGCCTTTCCCTCAAGCAGATTACATCATTACCGAATGTACTTATGGTGATCGATTACATGCCGATCTTTCTCATTCTGAAGGAAGATTAATGGAAGTAGTACACGAAACTTGCGTAGTTAAAAAAGGTAAATTAATTATACCTGCCTTTAGCTTAGGTAGAACTCAAGAAATAGTTCATGCGCTAGATAGATTGGAAACCAACGGACGTTTACCAAATATTAAAGTTTTTGTTGATAGTCCATTATCTACAAATGCAACCGAAATAATGCGAAATCATCCTGAGTGCTACAACAAAAAAGTATTGGATTATATGAAAGTAGATTCTGATCCTTTTGGTTTTAACCGATTGAAGTACATTAGAGATGTAGAAGAATCGAAAATGTTGAATGAATTAAAAGAACCTTGTATAATTATCTCAGCATCGGGTATGATGGAGGCTGGAAGAATTTTACATCATTTAAAAAATAATATTAATGATAAAAAGAATACCATTTTAGTTGTAGGATATTGTGCTCCTTCTACATTAGGAAATAAAATTGCCCGTGGCGATAAAGAAGTAAAAATTTATGGGATAGATTATGAAGTAAAAGCTGATGTAATGACTATGGATGAATATAGTGCTCATGGTGATTATGAAGAAATGATTACATATTTAAGTTGTCAAGACCCTATGAAAATAAAAGAAATGTATCTGGTTCACGGTGAATATGACGTTCAATTAAATTATCGCGAAAAATTAGAAGCTGCTGGCTTTAGAAACATTCGTATTCCTGATTTAAACTCTGAATATTTAATTGATTAATTGAGCAGAAACGATACGGTTTTTACCATTAATATCTTTTATCAATCTTGCATCAGAAAAACCTTTACTTTCTATTAAATCTAGAGTTTCATTTCCATAATTTTCATGGATTTCGAAATACAATTTTCCGTTATTTTTCAAATTTATTTTTGCAAAATC includes these proteins:
- a CDS encoding MBL fold metallo-hydrolase RNA specificity domain-containing protein; the encoded protein is MRIEFKGAARTVTGSKHLITLFNGKKILLDCGLFQGRAAVEMNDNKNLGFDASAVDYCILSHAHIDHSGAIPYLVKKGFKGKIYCTDATRDLCEIMLVDSAHIQESDVRYTNRRREQKGLEPIDPLYTIKDAKTALLQFESVKFEEWFKIDEEVDLCFTVVGHILGAGAINLKIKENGKTHKLCYTGDIGRQNHKIIKNPKPFPQADYIITECTYGDRLHADLSHSEGRLMEVVHETCVVKKGKLIIPAFSLGRTQEIVHALDRLETNGRLPNIKVFVDSPLSTNATEIMRNHPECYNKKVLDYMKVDSDPFGFNRLKYIRDVEESKMLNELKEPCIIISASGMMEAGRILHHLKNNINDKKNTILVVGYCAPSTLGNKIARGDKEVKIYGIDYEVKADVMTMDEYSAHGDYEEMITYLSCQDPMKIKEMYLVHGEYDVQLNYREKLEAAGFRNIRIPDLNSEYLID
- the bshB1 gene encoding bacillithiol biosynthesis deacetylase BshB1, which encodes MKIDILAIGVHPDDVELSCAGTILKHIAQGKTVGILDLTIGELGSRGSGALRLVEAENAGKVLGVKFRENIGLADGFFENNKASQLEIIKIIRKYQPEVVLANAESDRHPDHGRASKLISDACFYSGLIKIETELDGVKQEKWRPKAVYHYIQDRFLKPDFVVNVTPFVDQKIEAIKCFSSQFFDPNSTEPQTPISGEQFFDFIKGRMMQFGREIGVDYAEGFTAERYIGVEDVMGLK
- a CDS encoding serine acetyltransferase is translated as MIFRLIVNKIGGYYKLRLKYQKSKFLKKFYFFINKGFEHETNSYLPFNNTIEGPINFIHGTYGVFISGDAKIGSNCTIYHQVTIGSNMLIDSTRLGSPTIGNNCLIGAGAKIIGKVTIGNNCRIGANATVTIDLPDNSICFAGKPIVIQKENLINNIYQKKGDNWGYRKDDKFIIEKDETKLKLLKK
- a CDS encoding class I SAM-dependent methyltransferase; amino-acid sequence: MSKLNKLIQAVKILAQKPYMINKVIDNEDVHQDEVLKIGTQYKEGIPTIDLTEVLPNFNETINPYSFLDGGSLLTDLALLKGLAKKYTDCTYFEIGTWRGESVANVAEMAKQCFTLNLPDERLREIGLREEYISQQSFYSKNLTNVTHLKGDSNIFDFSPYYGKCDVIFIDGDHHYDAVKRDTALAYQLIKDETSVIVWHDYAHTPETVRWDVFRGILEGTPKDKRKNLYHVSNTMCAIYSTTQYNELDKSKLIIPTKKFEVNLKTHSIL